The following are from one region of the Gadus chalcogrammus isolate NIFS_2021 chromosome 19, NIFS_Gcha_1.0, whole genome shotgun sequence genome:
- the LOC130372345 gene encoding NXPE family member 3-like, whose translation MMTEEHKAAANPGRPKGVPVCRRLPRSAVIFLLLALSGLIFLWRNILTLEPQNSNHTVLAQKVPLPPYNNHTFCSHLEPTPDEALEDRALLDAIDWPKPPAPASLNQTSAPGHSLFAILPSKGGRERRVGDQLEALVQMLDFQGRPKHYGGDFLVARLHSPELGAGVAGTVVDHLNGSYSALFPLLWEGPAQVTITMVHSSEAVAVLRRLREQRSDRFFFQSLFRSGERSETSVCNMCLPHNRPQEPLCNYTDLHTGEPWYCLKPKRLSCDTRINHFKGGYKKDLVTHKEALLFQSRVNIKVVIHESGPDRIDVLPKKIDDQELKNRSIEPGPVKYNPSGYYYKGSWRSFDGTPVRQFDAKSITQCLTGKMINMYGDSTMRQWFEYLRAFVPEFNLRSPAQAGPFMAVDCKHNILLKYRCHGPPIGFSTVRASELRYVANELDRLPGGPNTVVALSLWAHFSPFPVEVYIRRMRHIRRALERLLARGPGTLVIIRSPNLRALDKEMSLNHSDWFSLQLDRVLRNMFMGLAVVFVDAWEMTLAHHSAHNIHPPPDIIKNMISLILTQVCPAKKS comes from the exons CCCCAGAACAGCAACCACACTGTCCTCGCCCAGAAGGTGCCCCTCCCTCCGTACAACAACCACACCTTCTGCAGCCACTTGGAGCCCACCCCCGACGAAGCCCTGGAAGACCGCGCCCTCCTCGACGCCATCGACTGGCCcaagccccccgcccccgcgtCGCTCAACCAGACCAGCGCCCCCGGCCACAGCCTGTTCGCCATTCTGCCCTCCAAGGGCGGGAGGGAGCGGCGTGTGGGGGACCAGCTTGAGGCCCTGGTCCAGATGCTGGACTTCCAGGGCCGTCCCAAGCACTACGGGGGGGACTTCCTGGTGGCACGGCTGCACTCCCCGGAGCTGGGGGCAGGAGTGGCGGGCACGGTTGTGGACCACCTCAACGGCTCCTACTCGGCACTGTTCCCCCTGCTGTGGGAGGGTCCGGCCCAGGTGACGATCACCATGGTGCACTCCAGCGAGGCGGTGGCCGTGCTGCGGCGGCTCCGGGAGCAGCGGTCCGACCGCTTCTTCTTCCAGAGTCTGTTTCGCTCGGGCGAGCGGTCTGAGACCTCCGTGTGCAACATGTGCCTGCCGCACAATCGGCCGCAGGAGCCGCTGTGCAACTACACAGACCTCCACACCGGAGAGCCCTGGTACTGCTTGAAGCCCAAGCGGCTGAGCTGTGACACCAGGATCAACCATTTCAAGGGAGGCTACAAGAAGGACCTCGTCACCCACAAAGAAGCGCTGCTCTTTCAGAG CCGTGTTAACATCAAAGTTGTCATCCATGAGTCAGGACCGGATCGGATAGATGTGCTTCCAAAGAAGATAG ATGACCAAGAATTAAAAAACCGCAGCATCGAACCAGGGCCGGTCAAGTACAATCCTTCTGGGTATTACTACAAAGGCTCCTGGAGGTCATTCGATGGAACACCTGTTCGCCAGTTTGACGCCAAATCGATCACCCAGTGCCTGACTGGCAAGATGATCAATATGTACGGAGACTCCACGATGAGGCAGTGGTTTGAGTACCTCAGAGCGTTTGTACCAG AGTTCAACCTGCGCAGCCCAGCGCAGGCAGGGCCCTTCATGGCGGTGGACTGTAAACACAACATCCTGTTGAAGTACCGCTGTCACGGCCCGCCCATCGGCTTCTCCACCGTCAGAGCCAGCGAGCTCCGCTATGTGGCCAATGAGCTGGACCGCTTGCCTGGAGGCCCCAACACCGTGGTGGCTCTCAGCCTCTGGGCCCACTTCAGCCCCTTCCCAGTGGAGGTATACATCCGCCGCATGCGGCATATCCGCCGGGCGCTTGAACGGCTCctggcccggggccccggcACCCTGGTGATCATCCGGTCACCTAACTTAAGGGCCCTGGACAAGGAGATGAGCCTGAACCACAGCGACTGGTTCTCGCTGCAGCTCGACAGGGTTCTCAGGAACATGTTCATGGGCCtggctgttgtgtttgtggacgCCTGGGAGATGACCTTAGCCCATCATAGCGCCCACAATATCCACCCGCCCCCGGACATCATCAAGAACATGATCAGTCTCATCCTGACTCAGGTGTGTCCTGCAAAGAAGAGCTAG
- the LOC130372344 gene encoding NXPE family member 3-like — MLTDKHEAAANPGQPKGDPVSRLLSRRALIFFLLALSGLSFLLRNILTLENLSYHTASMLLRPQNSSHPALAQKGPLPPYNNHTICSHLEPTPDEALEDRALLDAIAWPKPPAPTSLNQTSDPVHSLFAILPSKGGRERCVGDQLEALVQMQDFQGRPKRYGGDFLVARLHSPELGAGVAGTVVDHLNGSYSALFPLLWEGPAQVTITMVHSSEAVAVLQRLREQRADRFFFQSLFRSGKLSETTVCNMCLPQEPLCNYTDLHTGEPWYCLKPKRLSCDTRINHFKGGYKKDLVTHKEALLFQSRVNIKVDIHASGPDRIDVLPKKIDDQALKNRSIEPGPVKYNPAGYYYKGSWRSFDGTPVRQFDAKSITQCLTSKMINMYGDSTMRQWFEYLRAFVPEFNLRSPSKVGPLMAVDCQHNILLKYRCHGPPIGFSTVRASELRYVANELDRLPGGPNTVVVLSLWAHFSPFPVEVYIRRMRNIRRALERLLARGPGTLVVIRSANLRALDKEMSLNHSDWFSLQLDRILRNMFMGLAVVFVDAWEMTLAHNSAHNIHPPPDIIKNMISLILTQVCPAKKS, encoded by the exons ATGTTGACCGATAAACACGAAGCGGCAGCTAACCCTGGGCAACCGAAGGGGGACCCCGTGAGTCGACTTCTGTCCAGGCGTGCCCTCATCTTCTTTCTCCTCGCACTCTCTGGTCTCAGCTTCCTGTTGCGCAACATTCTCACTCTGGAG AACCTGAGCTACCACACAGCGTCTATGCTTTTGAGGCCCCAGAACAGCAGCCACCCTGCCCTAGCCCAGAAGGGGCCCCTCCCTCcgtacaacaaccacaccatcTGCAGCCACCTGGAGCCCACCCCCGACGAAGCCCTGGAGGACCGCGCCCTCCTCGATGCCATCGCCTGGCCCAAGCCTCCCGCCCCCACGTCCCTCAACCAGACCAGTGACCCCGTCCACAGCCTGTTCGCCATTTTGCCCTCCAAGGGCGGGAGAGAGCGGTGTGTGGGGGACCAGCTTGAGGCCCTGGTCCAGATGCAGGACTTCCAGGGCCGTCCCAAGCGCTACGGGGGGGACTTCCTGGTGGCACGGCTGCACTCCCCGGAGCTGGGGGCAGGAGTGGCGGGCACGGTGGTGGACCACCTCAACGGCTCCTACTCGGCGCTGTTCCCCCTGCTGTGGGAGGGTCCGGCCCAGGTGACGATCACCATGGTGCACTCCAGCGAGGCGGTGGCCGTGCTGCAGCGGCTCCGGGAGCAGCGGGCCGACCGCTTCTTCTTCCAGAGTCTGTTTCGCTCGGGCAAGCTGTCTGAGACCACCGTGTGCAACATGTGCCTGCCGCAGGAGCCGCTGTGCAACTACACAGACCTCCACACCGGAGAGCCCTGGTACTGCTTGAAGCCCAAGCGGCTGAGCTGTGACACCAGGATCAACCATTTCAAGGGAGGCTACAAGAAGGACCTCGTCACCCACAAAGAAGCGCTGCTCTTTCAGAG CCGTGTTAACATCAAGGTTGACATCCATGCGTCAGGACCGGATCGGATAGATGTGCTTCCAAAGAAGATAG ATGACCAAGCATTAAAAAACCGCAGCATCGAACCAGGGCCGGTCAAGTACAATCCTGCTGGGTATTACTACAAAGGCTCCTGGAGGTCATTCGATGGAACACCTGTTCGCCAGTTTGACGCCAAATCGATCACCCAGTGCCTGACTAGCAAGATGATCAACATGTACGGAGACTCCACGATGAGGCAGTGGTTTGAGTACCTCAGAGCGTTTGTACCAG AGTTCAACCTGCGCAGCCCATCAAAGGTAGGTCCCTTAATGGCGGTGGACTGTCAACACAACATCCTGTTGAAGTACCGCTGTCACGGCCCGCCCATCGGCTTCTCCACCGTCAGAGCCAGCGAGCTCCGCTATGTGGCCAACGAGCTGGACCGCTTGCCTGGAGGCCCCAACACCGTGGTGGTCCTCAGCCTCTGGGCCCACTTCAGCCCCTTCCCCGTGGAGGTCTACATACGCCGCATGCGGAACATCCGCCGGGCGCTTGAACGGCTCctggcccggggccccggcACCCTGGTGGTCATCCGCTCGGCTAACTTAAGGGCCCTGGACAAGGAGATGAGCCTGAACCACAGCGACTGGTTCTCGCTGCAGCTCGACAGGATTCTCAGGAACATGTTCATGGGCCtggctgttgtgtttgtggacgCCTGGGAGATGACCTTAGCCCATAATAGCGCCCACAATATCCACCCGCCCCCGGACATCATCAAGAACATGATCAGTCTCATCCTGACTCAGGTGTGTCCTGCAAAGAAGAGCTAG